The segment CTCCTATGTCCTCGGCAGGATCATTAAGTGACAAGTCACTCCTACTGTCTACGGTACAAATGGATGATTCACAACAGCATCCATCTTACCAAGTAAGCGGTGTGTTGTCAATTAATTTAATTTAAATTAACGGTTTTAATAACCGGAATGAATTATTTAGCTACTGAGCTAGCGTCCACTTTTACAGCAGGACCCATTGTAGTTGTAAGGTTTACAGATTTCATGTAAGTACCTTTTGCTGCAGCAGGTTTTGCTTTTTGAACTACGTCAAATACTGCTAAGAAGTTTTCTACTAATTTTTCAGTATCGAAAGAAACTTTACCGATTGGTGCGTGGATGATACCAGCTTTTTCAGCGCGGTACTCAACTTTACCAGCCTTGATTTCTTCGATTGCTTTTGTTACGTCAAAAGTAACCGTACCTGTTTTAGGGTTTGGCATTAAACCTTTAGGTCCTAATACACGTCCAAGTTTACCAACTTCACCCATCATGTCAGGAGTTGCTACGATTACATCAAATTCGAACCAACCTTGTTGGATCTTTTGGATGAATTCTGCATCGCCTACATAGTCAGCGCCAGCTGCTTCTGCTTCTTTAAGTTTTTCACCTTTAGCGAAAACTAATACACGTTGAGTTTTACCAGTACCGTGTGGAAGTACTACTGCACCACGGATTTGTTGGTCGTTTTTACGAGTATCGATACCTAATTTAAATGCTACTTCTACAGTTGCATCAAAGTTTACTGTGCTTGTTTTTTGCGCTAAAGCTACTGCTTCTTCTACAGAATATAGAGCTGCGCGGTCGATTAATTTAGCTGCATCTTGCAGTTTTTTACCTTTTTTAGCCATTATAATTTCCTCCTTGATTGTGGTTTTAACGGATTTGACCTCCCACGAATAAAGGTTGCGCACTCTTCAATCACTATCGGAGCGCCGCAACCTTCTTAAAAAACAAAACATCATCAAGTGTGAAGATGGTTATTAGTCTTCGATAGAAATACCCATGCTTCGTGCAGTACCTTCAACCATTAACATAGCAGCTTCAACTGAAGCAGCGTTAAGGTCTGGCATTTTTTGTTCTGCGATTTCGCGAACTTTATCACGTTTAACCGTTGCAACTTTATTACGATTTGGTTCACCTGATCCTTTTTGGATTCCAGCTGCTACTTTAAGTAACACTGCTGCGGGTGGAGTTTTAGTAATAAAAGTGAATGAACGGTCTTCGAATACTGAAATTTCAACCGGAATAATAAGACCAGCTTGATCAGCAGTACGAGCGTTAAATTCTTTACAGAATCCCATGATATTAACACCTGCTTGACCTAATGCAGGACCAACCGGTGGTGCTGGGTTTGCTTTACCAGCAGGGATTTGAAGTTTTACAACTTTAATAACTTTTTTAGCCACGAGACACACCTCCTTAAGTCCGTGATGTGGTAATTGGGTTGCCCCTCCCACTCAAATATCTGTTCGTCAGCTAACTTGCCGATAACATTAAAACTAAAATGATCACCTATCAAAAAAATTGACAGGCTGACCTATGAAATAATAACACTTTTAATTTGCTTAATCAAGTAATATTAATGTTATATTTTTTTAACTTGCGCAAAATCCAGTTCCATTACTGTTTCGCGACCGAACATATCAACATGCACTTTTATCTTCGCGTTTTCGACATCTACTTCTTCTACGCGACCTTGGAAATGTGCAAAAGGTCCTTCTAATACTTCAACAACTTCACCAACAGTAATGTCAACCTCACCAATTAACGTTTCTGTCATGCCCATTTGTTCAAGTAGACGGTCTGCTTCTTCTGGTAATAATGGTGTCGGTTTTACCCCACCACCTGATGAACCGATAAATCCTGTTACACCCGGTGTATTACGCACAACATACCACGCGTCATCCGTCATAATTAACTCTACTAGTACGTAACCTGGGAAAACTTTACGCATTACTACTTTTTTCTTACCATCTTCTTTTACATCTGTTTCTTCGTGCTCAGCAACGATCACGCGGAAAATTTTATCTTGCATCCCCATTGTTTCAACGCGCTTTTCTAGGTTTGCTTTCACTCGGTTTTCATAACCAGAATAAGTATGAACTACATACCAATTTTTCTCCATATAGGTAGGACTAAATCGTCCGTCCCTCCTTTACATAAAAATGTGTTAGGCATTTTACTCCCTATGCACAAAAATTCATCATTCTATATCAATTATACGACAGCATAATTGTGTCCTTTTTGCGACTATTTAAAAACTCGCAAAACAGCAAATCAAAATCTGCATTCACCTCACCATCTATTAGATGCGGGAGATGAATACCAAAAGAAGTTAAAGCAAATGAAAAAACCCGTTATATAATATGGACGGGCTATTTCGAAATATTAACATGATACAACTTATAAAGACAAGAACCAACGGAATAATTCTGAGAATCCTAAATCTACTACTGTAAAGAATAACGCCATAACGATAACCGTTGAAATAACTACTACCGTATACTTTGTTAGCTCTTTACTTTTCGGCCAGCTTGTTTTACGCATTTCTGAACCGACTTCTTGTAAAAAGTTTGTCACTTTACTCATCTTAGCCTAACCTCCGAACAACTTGTTTATCTATGCTTCATCTATAACGTTTGTTTATGCACTGTATGTTCATTGCAATGCGAGCAAAATTTCTTTAATTCAAGACGCTCTGTTGTACCTTCTTTTCCAGGTACATTGTAATTTCTTGAACCGCATTTCTCACAACTTAAAACGATCTTTTTCGCCATTAACGATCACCTTTTCGGCAGTTTGTCTTTTAAAGACTAACACCTAAGTTTCTTGCTGTCAACACGCGTCAATACTCATTAAGTCATTTCTTTTAACTCAATATGACGCTCTAATTTACGCTTCACACGCTGTAATGCATTATCAATTGACTTCACATGTCGATTCAATTCTTCTGAAATCTCATTATATGATTGTCCTTCTAGATAACGTATCAACACTTGCTGCTCCAATTCACTTAAAACTTCACCCATTTTTTTCTCAAGATGACTATAATCTTCGCGATTAATCATTAAATGCTCAGGGTCCTCCGAGATTGGGCTCGTAATAACATCCATCAATGTACGCTCCGATTCTTCATCGTAAATC is part of the Solibacillus sp. FSL K6-1523 genome and harbors:
- the rplA gene encoding 50S ribosomal protein L1, with amino-acid sequence MAKKGKKLQDAAKLIDRAALYSVEEAVALAQKTSTVNFDATVEVAFKLGIDTRKNDQQIRGAVVLPHGTGKTQRVLVFAKGEKLKEAEAAGADYVGDAEFIQKIQQGWFEFDVIVATPDMMGEVGKLGRVLGPKGLMPNPKTGTVTFDVTKAIEEIKAGKVEYRAEKAGIIHAPIGKVSFDTEKLVENFLAVFDVVQKAKPAAAKGTYMKSVNLTTTMGPAVKVDASSVAK
- the rplK gene encoding 50S ribosomal protein L11, which encodes MAKKVIKVVKLQIPAGKANPAPPVGPALGQAGVNIMGFCKEFNARTADQAGLIIPVEISVFEDRSFTFITKTPPAAVLLKVAAGIQKGSGEPNRNKVATVKRDKVREIAEQKMPDLNAASVEAAMLMVEGTARSMGISIED
- the nusG gene encoding transcription termination/antitermination protein NusG, which produces MEKNWYVVHTYSGYENRVKANLEKRVETMGMQDKIFRVIVAEHEETDVKEDGKKKVVMRKVFPGYVLVELIMTDDAWYVVRNTPGVTGFIGSSGGGVKPTPLLPEEADRLLEQMGMTETLIGEVDITVGEVVEVLEGPFAHFQGRVEEVDVENAKIKVHVDMFGRETVMELDFAQVKKI
- the secE gene encoding preprotein translocase subunit SecE yields the protein MSKVTNFLQEVGSEMRKTSWPKSKELTKYTVVVISTVIVMALFFTVVDLGFSELFRWFLSL
- the rpmG gene encoding 50S ribosomal protein L33, whose amino-acid sequence is MAKKIVLSCEKCGSRNYNVPGKEGTTERLELKKFCSHCNEHTVHKQTL